A genomic stretch from Flavobacterium sp. KS-LB2 includes:
- a CDS encoding type I restriction enzyme HsdR N-terminal domain-containing protein, protein MQQLNFSTYTFRFKNSENKVSIFDEIRKKFIILTPEEWVRQHVIQFLLEEKKYPKSLINVEKVLKVNGLRKRYDVVVFNSDGSIFILIECKAPEVKIAQATFDQIARYNMTMKSEFLMVTNGLNHYFCRMDFENEKYQFLPELPMYKIV, encoded by the coding sequence ATGCAGCAATTAAATTTTTCTACATATACTTTTCGTTTCAAAAATAGCGAAAATAAAGTCTCCATTTTCGACGAAATCAGGAAAAAATTTATCATTCTCACACCCGAAGAGTGGGTTCGTCAGCATGTCATCCAATTTTTATTGGAAGAAAAAAAATACCCAAAATCATTGATTAATGTAGAGAAAGTTTTAAAAGTCAACGGCTTGCGCAAAAGATACGATGTCGTGGTTTTCAATTCTGATGGTTCTATTTTTATTTTAATCGAATGCAAAGCACCTGAAGTAAAAATTGCTCAAGCGACTTTCGACCAAATTGCAAGATACAATATGACAATGAAGTCCGAATTTTTGATGGTAACCAATGGTTTGAATCATTACTTTTGTCGAATGGATTTTGAAAATGAAAAATATCAATTTCTACCTGAATTACCCATGTATAAAATCGTTTAA
- a CDS encoding glycosyltransferase family 2 protein has product MKIAVVILNWNGILLLEKFLPSVLKYSPEATVYVADNASTDDSVSYVKAFFPSVKIVKNDTNLGFADGYNQALKHIEADIYALINSDIEVTENWLQPILKTFENEPKTAIIQPKILDFKNKEYFEYAGAAGGFIDQYGYPYCRGRIFDTLEKDNGQYDDNCEIFWATGACFFIRSVVYKELNGFDDVFFAHQEEIDLCWRAFNNGYTIKYISESVVYHVGGATLQQGNPKKTFLNFRNSLLMLTKNLPKEKLYTILLGRMVLDGIAGIQFLMKGKFNHFVAILKAHFSFYNLFLDHYKKRTKFQEQKYYNTKSIVYIYFIKKIVVFNDLFRIK; this is encoded by the coding sequence ATGAAAATAGCTGTTGTCATCCTGAATTGGAATGGAATTTTATTGTTAGAAAAATTTTTACCTTCGGTGTTGAAATATTCTCCGGAGGCCACCGTTTATGTTGCGGATAATGCTTCTACAGATGATTCTGTTTCCTATGTGAAAGCTTTTTTTCCTTCGGTTAAAATTGTAAAAAACGACACTAATTTAGGATTTGCAGATGGATACAATCAAGCTTTAAAGCATATTGAGGCTGATATATATGCCTTGATAAACTCGGATATTGAAGTGACCGAAAATTGGTTACAACCTATTCTTAAAACTTTCGAGAATGAGCCAAAAACCGCTATAATTCAGCCTAAAATATTGGATTTCAAAAATAAGGAATACTTTGAATATGCTGGTGCTGCCGGTGGTTTTATAGATCAATATGGATATCCATATTGTCGTGGTCGTATTTTTGACACTTTAGAAAAAGACAACGGACAATACGATGACAACTGCGAAATATTTTGGGCAACAGGAGCTTGTTTTTTTATTAGAAGCGTCGTTTATAAAGAACTAAATGGTTTTGATGATGTTTTTTTTGCGCATCAGGAAGAAATTGATTTGTGCTGGCGCGCCTTTAATAATGGATATACAATAAAATACATTTCGGAATCGGTTGTGTATCATGTAGGCGGAGCAACTTTACAACAAGGTAACCCGAAAAAAACGTTTTTGAATTTTAGAAATTCCTTGTTGATGCTGACAAAAAACCTTCCTAAAGAAAAATTATACACAATTCTTTTAGGTCGAATGGTTCTGGATGGAATTGCCGGAATACAATTTCTTATGAAAGGAAAATTCAATCATTTTGTAGCAATATTGAAAGCACATTTTTCTTTTTATAACCTTTTTTTAGATCATTATAAAAAAAGAACTAAATTTCAAGAACAAAAATACTATAACACAAAAAGTATCGTTTACATCTATTTCATTAAGAAAATCGTTGTTTTTAACGATTTATTTAGAATAAAATAA
- a CDS encoding OmpA/MotB family protein, with translation MKKIVIALSVLALLTSCVSKKKYTDLEARNKETQDLLNTATVKLNACLEEKAALSATASLLKEQNQGLISTSKDMTILSTKGAENIEKALESIKEKDLKISRMQDALTKKDSVTLAVVTSLKSAVGISDPDIEINVEKGVVFISIADKLLFKTGSYDVTDKAKGVLAKVAKVVNDKPDFECMVEGHTDNVPYNGSGILLDNWDLSVKRSTSIIRVLTNQLGVKPEQLIAAGRSSYIPLVANDSAENRARNRRTRIVVLPKIDQFYDMIEKEMKKQRP, from the coding sequence ATGAAAAAAATAGTAATTGCCTTATCTGTATTAGCACTATTGACTTCATGTGTTTCTAAAAAGAAATACACTGATTTAGAAGCTAGAAATAAAGAAACTCAAGACTTATTAAATACTGCAACAGTAAAACTAAATGCTTGTTTAGAAGAAAAAGCAGCACTTTCTGCTACGGCATCTCTTTTAAAAGAGCAAAACCAAGGATTAATAAGCACTTCTAAGGACATGACTATTTTGTCAACAAAAGGAGCTGAAAATATTGAAAAAGCTTTAGAATCTATAAAAGAGAAAGATTTAAAAATCAGCAGAATGCAAGACGCTTTAACTAAGAAAGACAGTGTTACACTTGCTGTAGTTACTAGTTTGAAAAGTGCTGTAGGAATTTCTGATCCAGATATTGAAATAAATGTTGAAAAAGGAGTTGTCTTTATCTCTATTGCTGATAAATTGTTGTTTAAAACAGGAAGTTACGATGTAACGGATAAAGCAAAAGGTGTTTTAGCAAAAGTGGCTAAAGTAGTAAATGACAAACCGGATTTTGAATGTATGGTTGAAGGTCATACCGATAATGTTCCTTACAATGGTTCAGGTATTTTATTAGACAACTGGGATTTAAGTGTGAAACGTTCTACTTCTATCATTCGTGTATTAACAAATCAATTAGGTGTTAAACCAGAACAATTGATTGCAGCAGGAAGAAGTTCATATATTCCTTTAGTAGCAAATGATTCAGCTGAAAACAGAGCTCGTAACAGAAGAACACGTATTGTTGTTTTGCCTAAAATCGATCAGTTTTATGACATGATTGAAAAAGAGATGAAAAAACAAAGACCATAA
- a CDS encoding L-threonylcarbamoyladenylate synthase, with protein sequence MAQFIKIYEDKPNEAAIAKVVKVLKEGGLVIYPTDTVYGLGCDITNTKALERIAKIKGIKLEKANFSFICHDLSNLSDYVRQIDTPTFKLLKRALPGPYTFILPGNNNLPKEFKKKTTVGIRVPDNSIALEIVKQLGNPIVSTSIHDEDDVIEYTTDPELIFEKWQNLVDMVIDGGYGDNMGSTIIDLSGDEPIVVREGKGSLDIL encoded by the coding sequence ATGGCTCAATTTATAAAAATATACGAAGACAAACCTAATGAAGCGGCAATAGCCAAAGTGGTGAAGGTTTTAAAAGAAGGCGGTTTAGTAATTTATCCGACGGATACTGTTTATGGATTGGGTTGTGATATTACCAATACCAAAGCTTTGGAACGCATTGCGAAGATCAAAGGGATAAAACTGGAAAAAGCTAATTTTTCCTTTATTTGCCATGATTTGAGTAACTTATCTGATTATGTTCGACAGATTGATACGCCAACATTTAAATTACTAAAAAGAGCTTTGCCAGGACCTTATACTTTTATTTTACCTGGAAATAATAATTTACCAAAGGAATTCAAAAAGAAAACCACTGTCGGAATAAGGGTTCCAGATAACTCAATAGCTTTAGAAATTGTAAAACAATTGGGAAACCCCATCGTATCAACTTCAATTCATGATGAGGATGATGTGATTGAATATACTACTGATCCAGAACTTATTTTTGAGAAATGGCAAAACCTAGTAGATATGGTTATTGATGGCGGTTATGGGGATAATATGGGGTCAACGATTATTGATTTATCAGGAGATGAACCTATTGTAGTGAGAGAAGGTAAAGGAAGTTTGGACATTCTTTAA
- a CDS encoding ATP-dependent helicase, with product MHKYIDQLNEAQREPVLQKDGPMIIIAGAGSGKTRVLTIRIAYLMNQGVDAFNILSLTFTNKAAREMKTRISQIVGASEAKNLWMGTFHSVFARILRSEADHLGYPSNFTIYDSQDSLRCISGIIKEMQLDRDVYKPKQVLSRISSYKNSLITVKAYFNNPELQEADAMAKKPRLGEIYQNYVDKCFKSGAMDFDDLLLKTNELLTRFPEVLAKYQNRFRYILVDEYQDTNHSQYLIVRALSDKFQNICVVGDDAQSIYAFRGANINNILNFQKDYEGVKTFRLEQNYRSTKNIVEAANTIIDKNKVKLDKIVWTANDFGPKIKVHRSMTDAEEGRFVASTIFEQKMQNQLSNGSFAILYRTNAQSRAMEDALRKRDIPYRIYGGLSFYQRKEIKDVLCYLRLVINPKDEEALVRVINYPARGIGDTTVEKLTIAANHYKRSIWEVMQNIDKIDLKLNSGTKQKLQDFVTMIQSFQVINENQDAFYITDHVAKKTGLVQELKKDATPEGMAKIQNIEELLNGIKDFTEGQKEIDGARGALSEFMEDVALATDLDKDTSDEDRVALMTIHLAKGLEFPHVFVVGMEEDLFPSAMSMSTRSELEEERRLFYVALTRAEHQAYLTYAQSRYRWGKLTDSEPSRFIEEIDAQYLEYLTPAESNYRYKPMIDSDIFGDVDKSRLRLAKPANGTPPVKYNNDNEPKSDLNIRKLKPVSNTATSSGSANLFDNKLVAGNIVMHERFGKGEVLNLEGVGADKKAEIKFEVGGIKKLLLRFAKLDIIG from the coding sequence ATGCATAAATATATCGATCAACTCAACGAAGCCCAACGTGAACCTGTTCTTCAAAAAGACGGACCAATGATTATCATTGCTGGTGCGGGCTCTGGGAAAACGCGTGTGTTGACTATTAGAATTGCTTATTTGATGAATCAGGGCGTTGATGCCTTCAATATTTTATCGCTTACGTTTACCAACAAAGCGGCACGGGAAATGAAAACCCGAATCTCCCAAATTGTTGGAGCAAGTGAAGCCAAAAACCTTTGGATGGGCACATTTCACTCGGTTTTTGCCAGAATTTTGCGTTCCGAAGCGGATCATTTGGGATATCCTTCAAATTTTACGATTTATGATTCCCAAGATTCATTGCGTTGTATTTCCGGGATTATCAAAGAAATGCAATTGGACAGGGATGTGTATAAACCAAAACAGGTTTTAAGCAGAATCTCCAGTTATAAAAACAGCTTGATTACGGTAAAAGCCTATTTCAATAATCCTGAATTACAAGAAGCGGATGCAATGGCTAAAAAGCCAAGATTAGGAGAAATTTATCAAAATTATGTTGATAAATGCTTTAAATCTGGCGCGATGGATTTTGATGATTTGTTGTTGAAAACCAATGAATTATTGACACGTTTCCCAGAAGTTTTGGCTAAATATCAAAACCGATTCCGTTATATATTAGTAGATGAGTACCAAGATACGAATCACTCTCAATATTTGATTGTTCGTGCATTGTCTGATAAATTCCAGAATATTTGTGTGGTGGGTGATGATGCGCAAAGTATTTATGCGTTTCGTGGTGCGAATATTAACAATATTTTGAATTTCCAGAAAGATTATGAAGGCGTGAAAACGTTTAGATTGGAACAAAATTACCGTTCGACAAAAAATATAGTGGAAGCAGCAAATACGATTATCGATAAGAATAAAGTAAAGCTGGATAAAATAGTTTGGACAGCGAATGATTTTGGTCCAAAGATAAAAGTGCACCGCAGCATGACTGATGCCGAAGAAGGGCGTTTTGTGGCTAGTACCATTTTCGAACAAAAGATGCAAAATCAGCTGAGCAACGGTTCTTTTGCCATTTTGTATCGTACCAATGCACAATCCCGTGCGATGGAAGATGCGCTTAGAAAAAGAGATATTCCGTATCGCATTTATGGTGGTTTGTCTTTTTATCAAAGGAAAGAAATCAAGGATGTATTGTGTTACTTGCGATTGGTTATCAACCCAAAAGATGAAGAAGCTTTGGTTCGTGTTATCAATTATCCGGCTCGTGGAATTGGAGACACAACAGTCGAAAAATTGACTATTGCAGCCAATCACTACAAACGTTCCATCTGGGAAGTCATGCAGAATATTGATAAAATTGACTTAAAACTGAATTCGGGAACCAAACAAAAACTGCAGGATTTTGTAACGATGATTCAGAGTTTTCAAGTTATTAATGAAAATCAAGATGCGTTTTATATCACCGATCATGTTGCCAAGAAAACAGGATTGGTTCAAGAACTAAAGAAAGATGCTACTCCAGAAGGAATGGCTAAAATTCAAAACATAGAGGAATTACTTAACGGTATCAAGGATTTCACCGAAGGTCAGAAAGAAATTGATGGAGCACGTGGTGCCTTGTCTGAGTTTATGGAAGATGTGGCTCTGGCAACCGATTTAGATAAAGACACCAGCGATGAAGACCGTGTCGCGCTAATGACCATTCACCTGGCAAAAGGATTGGAATTTCCTCATGTTTTTGTCGTAGGAATGGAAGAAGATTTGTTTCCGAGTGCAATGAGTATGAGTACCAGAAGTGAACTCGAAGAAGAACGTCGCTTATTTTATGTGGCTCTGACTCGTGCGGAGCATCAAGCCTATTTAACGTACGCTCAATCGCGTTATCGTTGGGGAAAATTGACAGATAGCGAACCCTCTCGATTTATTGAGGAAATTGACGCACAATATTTAGAATACCTAACGCCAGCCGAGTCAAATTATAGGTACAAACCAATGATTGACAGTGATATTTTTGGAGATGTTGATAAATCTAGATTGCGTTTGGCAAAACCAGCCAACGGTACTCCACCAGTTAAATATAATAATGATAATGAACCCAAATCGGATTTAAATATTCGTAAATTGAAACCTGTATCCAATACTGCAACTTCAAGCGGTAGTGCAAATTTGTTTGATAATAAATTGGTTGCCGGAAATATTGTAATGCACGAACGTTTTGGTAAAGGCGAAGTTTTAAACCTGGAAGGAGTGGGAGCAGACAAAAAAGCCGAAATCAAATTTGAGGTTGGTGGAATAAAGAAATTATTGTTGCGCTTTGCTAAACTGGATATTATAGGATGA
- a CDS encoding sulfite exporter TauE/SafE family protein, producing the protein METYILILLCLAAFAAGFIDAIVGGGGLIQTPMGLVLLPNLPVSNVIGTLKVPAFSGTSFAAYQYLKKVDMNWKLLSIMMLLAFPSAFLGSTLLTYVSNDFMKPLLLVVLSFLVIYTYAKKNFGQHIEKNHSSKVQIWNAIAISFVVGLYDGFIGPGTGSFLVVAFIAIMGFDFLHASANAKMVNLSTNFGSICLFILKGKIIWAVALPMAASNAFGGWLGAKLAINKGNSFIRIFFLVVVVGTLIRFAYDVFFK; encoded by the coding sequence ATGGAAACTTATATATTAATTTTACTTTGTTTGGCTGCTTTTGCTGCAGGATTTATTGACGCAATTGTAGGTGGTGGTGGATTAATACAGACTCCTATGGGACTCGTTTTATTACCTAATTTACCTGTTTCAAATGTAATTGGGACATTAAAAGTTCCAGCATTTAGTGGTACTTCTTTTGCAGCGTATCAATATCTGAAAAAGGTTGATATGAACTGGAAACTATTATCGATTATGATGCTTTTGGCATTTCCATCAGCATTTTTAGGATCAACTTTATTAACCTATGTAAGCAATGATTTCATGAAACCGTTGCTATTGGTCGTTCTTTCATTTTTAGTAATTTATACTTATGCAAAGAAAAATTTTGGACAACACATTGAAAAGAATCATTCTTCAAAAGTCCAAATATGGAATGCAATTGCAATCAGTTTTGTTGTTGGTTTATATGATGGATTTATTGGCCCGGGAACTGGCAGTTTTTTAGTAGTTGCCTTTATTGCTATTATGGGTTTTGATTTTTTGCATGCTTCCGCAAATGCTAAAATGGTCAATCTTTCGACAAATTTTGGTTCTATTTGTCTTTTTATTTTAAAAGGTAAAATAATTTGGGCAGTTGCGTTACCAATGGCTGCCAGTAATGCGTTTGGCGGTTGGCTTGGCGCTAAATTAGCTATAAATAAAGGAAATAGTTTCATCCGAATTTTCTTTTTAGTTGTGGTTGTTGGTACCTTAATCCGTTTTGCATACGATGTGTTTTTTAAATAA
- a CDS encoding DUF7935 family protein, whose translation MDSTKIIEILAYTLPSLITGGVAYYLFKAYFKDQQNTRRWLLQKESKKEALPLRLQAYERMSLYMERINPTKLLIRIAPISNDKNDYENLIITHIEQEFEHNLTQQIYMSDECWTIIVTAKNATIQMIRKANMSDRVDSADKLREVVLNDLLEKQSPSNAALAYIKNEVGQLW comes from the coding sequence ATGGATTCAACAAAAATCATAGAAATTCTAGCGTACACCTTACCTTCACTTATTACTGGTGGAGTTGCCTATTATTTATTTAAAGCTTATTTTAAAGACCAACAAAACACGAGACGCTGGTTGTTGCAGAAAGAATCCAAAAAAGAGGCGTTACCACTGCGTTTACAAGCATATGAACGTATGTCATTGTACATGGAACGCATCAATCCAACTAAATTATTAATTCGTATTGCGCCAATTTCTAACGACAAAAACGATTACGAAAATCTTATAATTACTCATATAGAACAAGAATTTGAACACAACCTGACCCAACAAATCTATATGTCAGATGAATGTTGGACCATCATTGTTACAGCAAAAAATGCTACCATACAGATGATTCGAAAAGCGAATATGAGCGACCGCGTGGACAGCGCCGACAAATTGCGTGAAGTTGTTTTGAATGATTTATTGGAAAAACAATCTCCGAGTAATGCTGCTTTGGCTTATATCAAAAACGAAGTAGGACAATTGTGGTAA
- a CDS encoding M1 family metallopeptidase, producing the protein MKYLFFFISTFTFAQQTQFVDFKTVLGKIAINPNERTITGDVNYDFEVIKAIDTIKIDAQNMEFFYVKLNGKPIDFRNTQKELQIIYPFKKGQNNLTFQYLAKPKQTVYFIGSESNDNLQIWTQGQGKYTSHWFPSFDDVNEKVIFNLNVIFKKGYQVISNGILKSKSELHGLSVWQYQMQKPMSSYLLMLAIGKFEKFFQKSNSGVVLEMYLEPKDATKFEPTYRDSKKMFDFLEKEIGVKYPWGIYKQAAVRDFLYAGMENTSATLFNTRYVVDSIGFEDRSYRNVNAHELAHQWFGNLVTAESGKHHWLQEGFATYYALLAEKEIYGEDYFYSKLYESAQQLKFASRTDTNPVLNAKASSLTFYQKGAWALFVLHEEIGDKAFKKAVKNYLKKHAFQSVNTEDLFTEIKKLSNYDLDNFSKVWLESTVFNTQQANTLLLKNKSIQILFEVEKLKNKPLSDKKDFFEKTIQSDVYFFAKEAIMNQLKNESFEDKKQLLILALETKNIQLRQTVATSLNEILESFRAQYETLLDDKSYQTQEIALYNLWNNFPEQRIQYLDKSKTWMGFNDYNLRTLWLTLALSTPNYVEEKIALVNELIQYSSINYEANTRQNALEKLLSFKIINDVVLENLVNTTTHHMWQFSKFGRDNIRKLLKNPEMRVSFERIIPALNEAEQFQLNRLLKE; encoded by the coding sequence ATGAAATACCTATTCTTTTTTATTTCCACGTTCACATTTGCCCAACAAACCCAATTTGTTGATTTTAAAACAGTTCTCGGAAAAATTGCTATTAATCCAAATGAAAGGACAATTACTGGAGATGTCAATTATGATTTTGAGGTAATAAAAGCCATTGATACCATTAAAATTGATGCTCAAAATATGGAATTTTTTTATGTAAAACTGAACGGAAAACCAATTGATTTTCGGAATACTCAGAAAGAATTACAAATTATATATCCGTTTAAAAAAGGGCAAAACAATTTGACTTTTCAATATTTGGCTAAGCCAAAGCAAACGGTCTATTTTATTGGTTCAGAATCAAATGACAACCTACAAATTTGGACACAAGGACAAGGGAAATATACCAGTCATTGGTTTCCGAGTTTTGATGATGTGAATGAAAAAGTGATTTTCAATTTGAATGTTATATTTAAAAAAGGCTATCAGGTAATTTCAAATGGAATTTTAAAATCTAAATCAGAATTGCATGGGCTTTCTGTTTGGCAATACCAAATGCAAAAACCAATGAGTTCTTATTTGTTAATGCTCGCCATTGGAAAATTTGAAAAATTTTTTCAAAAATCAAATTCTGGAGTTGTTTTAGAAATGTATCTGGAACCAAAAGACGCAACTAAATTTGAACCAACCTATCGAGATTCAAAAAAGATGTTTGATTTTTTAGAAAAGGAGATAGGAGTGAAATATCCTTGGGGAATTTACAAACAAGCAGCAGTTCGAGATTTTTTGTACGCAGGTATGGAAAACACATCGGCAACGCTTTTCAATACGCGTTATGTTGTAGATTCTATAGGCTTTGAGGATAGAAGCTACAGGAATGTCAATGCGCATGAATTAGCACATCAATGGTTTGGAAATTTAGTCACCGCCGAAAGCGGAAAACACCATTGGTTGCAGGAAGGTTTTGCTACCTATTATGCGTTGCTTGCTGAAAAAGAAATCTATGGCGAAGATTATTTTTATTCCAAATTATATGAGTCGGCGCAACAATTGAAATTTGCTTCCCGAACGGATACGAATCCCGTTTTGAATGCCAAAGCCAGTTCGTTGACTTTCTATCAAAAAGGCGCTTGGGCACTTTTTGTTTTGCACGAAGAAATAGGGGATAAGGCTTTTAAAAAAGCGGTGAAAAACTATTTGAAAAAACATGCGTTTCAGAGTGTAAATACGGAAGATCTTTTTACTGAAATCAAGAAATTATCCAATTATGATTTGGATAATTTTAGTAAAGTATGGCTTGAATCAACTGTTTTTAATACACAACAAGCCAATACTTTATTGCTTAAAAATAAATCAATTCAGATATTGTTTGAAGTGGAGAAACTAAAAAACAAACCATTGTCAGACAAAAAAGATTTTTTTGAAAAAACAATACAATCTGACGTTTATTTTTTCGCCAAAGAAGCCATTATGAATCAATTGAAAAATGAAAGTTTTGAAGATAAAAAACAGTTATTGATTTTAGCTTTAGAAACTAAAAATATACAATTACGTCAAACAGTTGCCACATCATTAAATGAAATTCTGGAAAGTTTTAGAGCCCAATATGAAACTTTATTGGATGACAAATCCTATCAAACACAAGAAATTGCGTTGTATAATTTATGGAATAATTTTCCGGAGCAACGCATTCAATATTTAGATAAATCAAAAACATGGATGGGTTTCAATGACTATAATTTAAGGACGTTGTGGTTGACACTCGCTTTATCAACACCCAATTATGTTGAAGAAAAGATTGCCTTGGTAAATGAATTAATACAGTATTCGTCAATTAATTACGAAGCAAATACCAGACAAAATGCTTTGGAGAAATTGCTTTCTTTCAAAATAATAAATGATGTTGTTTTGGAGAATTTGGTCAACACAACCACACATCACATGTGGCAATTCTCGAAATTTGGAAGGGATAACATCAGAAAATTATTGAAAAATCCAGAAATGAGAGTTTCATTTGAAAGAATAATTCCCGCTTTAAATGAAGCAGAACAATTCCAATTGAATCGCTTGTTGAAAGAATAA
- a CDS encoding Dph6-related ATP pyrophosphatase: MKKKALFNWSSGKDSALALYKIVQNPEIEIACLLTSVNQQHQRISMHGIRVELLEQQAESIGLPLEIMQIPEMPTMEAYENVMRKTLTKLKNQGISHSIFGDIFLEDLRKYREDKLAEIGFEGLFPLWKIPTHDIIQEFMDLGFKTIVVCVNERHLDKSFVGRIIDQDFINDLPENVDVCGENGEFHTFTFDGPIFSKPIDFEIGEIVYRKYEKPEEEDSSDTACDTSNSDTFDFGFWYCDLVPK; this comes from the coding sequence TTGAAAAAGAAAGCCTTATTTAACTGGAGTAGCGGAAAAGATTCTGCGCTAGCCTTATATAAAATAGTACAAAATCCCGAAATTGAAATTGCCTGTTTGTTAACCAGCGTAAACCAACAGCATCAACGTATTTCGATGCATGGAATACGTGTAGAATTATTAGAACAACAAGCCGAAAGCATTGGATTACCGCTTGAAATAATGCAAATTCCAGAAATGCCCACGATGGAGGCCTATGAAAACGTGATGCGAAAAACATTAACAAAACTAAAAAACCAAGGTATTAGTCATTCTATTTTTGGAGATATTTTTCTGGAAGATTTACGTAAATACCGTGAAGATAAATTAGCCGAAATTGGTTTTGAAGGTCTTTTTCCGCTTTGGAAAATCCCAACTCACGATATCATTCAAGAATTCATGGATTTAGGATTTAAAACAATTGTGGTTTGTGTCAACGAACGTCATTTAGACAAAAGCTTCGTAGGCCGCATTATCGATCAGGATTTCATAAACGATTTACCTGAAAATGTTGATGTTTGTGGCGAAAACGGCGAATTCCACACCTTTACTTTTGACGGTCCCATTTTTTCTAAACCAATAGATTTTGAAATTGGAGAAATTGTATACCGAAAATATGAAAAACCGGAAGAAGAAGATTCTTCGGATACCGCTTGCGATACAAGTAATTCCGATACTTTTGATTTTGGTTTTTGGTATTGTGATTTGGTTCCAAAATAA
- a CDS encoding sensor histidine kinase — translation MIIPEKYIQEEERIKLLESYSILDTLPEADYDDLTLIASQICGTPIALITFIDEERQWFKSHKGLDISETPRDYSFCAYAINDPENIFIIPDARNDIRFHDNPIVAGQPNVIFYAGVPLTNEDGLPLGTICVIDHKPKILTPAQIRSLKALSEQTMRLLELRLNKSKLEQTLVRLEKKNEELERFAYIAAHDLKSPLANISGLTDFFIDHYNDVIDTEGHEIMNLIKSSSSKLKEMIDSLLAYSKSNVKEKENYTEVPISVLEKELSDLFIFKNNCSITFKSNVKFLYTNKTGIEQILINLITNAIKYNDKENVEIVIEIIDDCDYYKIAVSDNGPGILKEYHNSIFEIFEVVSAVDRYGEKGNGIGLAIVKKIIEGLGGTIHVESDMGKGSTFKFTLARKKEIVF, via the coding sequence ATGATTATACCAGAAAAGTATATCCAAGAAGAAGAACGTATTAAATTATTGGAATCCTATTCTATTTTAGACACTTTACCAGAAGCTGATTATGATGATTTGACATTGATAGCGTCACAAATATGTGGAACTCCAATTGCACTTATTACCTTTATTGATGAGGAACGTCAATGGTTTAAATCTCATAAAGGATTAGATATTTCAGAAACTCCAAGAGATTATTCGTTTTGTGCCTATGCTATTAATGATCCCGAAAATATTTTTATCATTCCAGATGCTAGAAATGATATTCGTTTTCATGATAATCCAATAGTTGCTGGACAGCCCAACGTGATTTTTTACGCAGGTGTACCGTTGACAAATGAAGATGGATTGCCACTTGGAACAATTTGTGTAATTGATCACAAGCCAAAAATCTTAACGCCAGCTCAAATACGATCTTTAAAGGCGCTATCTGAACAGACGATGAGATTGTTAGAGTTGAGATTGAATAAATCGAAATTAGAACAAACCCTAGTTAGACTAGAAAAAAAGAATGAGGAGTTGGAACGATTCGCTTACATTGCCGCGCATGATTTAAAATCCCCTTTGGCTAATATTTCTGGCTTGACCGATTTTTTTATTGATCATTATAATGATGTAATTGATACCGAAGGCCATGAAATAATGAATTTAATCAAAAGTTCATCGTCTAAATTAAAAGAGATGATTGATAGCTTGTTAGCTTATAGCAAATCGAATGTAAAAGAAAAAGAGAACTATACTGAAGTACCTATTTCTGTTTTAGAAAAAGAACTTTCGGACCTTTTTATTTTTAAAAATAATTGTTCTATAACATTCAAATCCAACGTAAAGTTTTTATACACTAATAAAACTGGGATTGAGCAAATATTGATTAATCTCATTACAAATGCAATAAAGTATAATGATAAAGAAAATGTTGAGATTGTAATTGAGATAATAGATGATTGTGATTATTATAAAATTGCTGTTAGCGATAACGGACCTGGAATTTTAAAAGAATATCATAATAGCATTTTTGAAATATTTGAAGTTGTCTCGGCGGTAGATCGTTATGGAGAAAAAGGAAATGGGATTGGTTTAGCGATAGTAAAAAAAATAATAGAAGGCTTAGGAGGAACTATTCATGTGGAGTCTGACATGGGCAAAGGATCTACTTTTAAATTTACATTAGCTCGCAAAAAAGAAATAGTTTTCTAA